ATACACCAAGGCGAGGGCACTGCGCGCGGGCGCCGTGGACATCGATATCATCGTAATCGAAGGCTACGACGGCCCGCAGCCAACGGATTGAGCCCCGCTTTGGCGGCGCGCACCACGCAGCCTGATATTTTGCCTCGTAGGTCGTTCGCACCGCCGAAGGTCTCATTCTGGCCCGAAGCTGCTGGCGGCCGATGGGCAGAGCCTGTCCGCTCTGCCCAGGTGATTCAGACATCAACTTGTTCGGCAATCGCGAGCGCGTCGTCCACCTCGATGCCGAGATAGCGTACTGTGCTTTCGATCTTGGTGTGGCCGAGCAAGAGCTGCACGGCTCGTAGATTCCCTGTGCGCCGGTAGATCAGCGTTACCTTGGTGCGGCGCAGAGAGTGGATACCATACACCCTCGGATCAAGCCCGGAACAAATACTCACCTGGCCTCTTGCCGGCTTCCTTCAAGTCGTCAACGCCTTGCCGGGTTTGATCCGTCAACTCGAACTTGACCGGCCTCCGGTCTTCTTCTGCCGGACGGTCGCACGATCGACCGCATAGCCATTCGGAGCGACATCTTCGACCCTCAAGGCGACGACGTCGCAACCACGCAACTTGCTGTCGATGGCAAGGTTGAAGGGGCAAGGTCGCGGGCCCGTCTTTCGATCAGGAGCCGGGTTCGGATCAACCAGACTTGGTTTGGCCGCAGCAGAGGTTTGGCTCCGATCAGCTTTCCCTTGTTCCAGGGTGTCCGACGAGCTTTGGTGGAGAGGCTGTTTTCGTCAGGCATGATCGTACTCCTCGGTTCGTGAGGGTACCGAGCATCCGTGTTGATGCGCAGATCGTGTCTGCTTTCAGAGGCTTGCGGCCATACGGGTGCCGCCGGGCCGACTTAGGTGCGCAGCGAGTGCCCAAACCGGTCATTCTTCTAGACAGGCTGCCTCGCCTGGGGGATCATGTAGTGCTGCGCGAACCGGGGCGCCGCCATGGACGTCGGAGGTTGGCTGCGGAGGCTTGGCCTCGAACATTATGAGGCAGCCTTCCGCGAGAACAAGATCGACGACACGGTCCTGCCGAGTTTGACGGCGGAGGACTTGAAGGATCTTGGTGTCGAATTTGTCGGGGATCGCCGCAAGCTGCTCGACGCCATCGCTGCCTTGCGCGCTGGAGCGAGCGCACCAAAGCCACTCTCCGACGCTTCCCCAGCAACCGACAAAGCCGCCAAGGACACCGCCGAGCGCCGCCAGGTCACCGTGATGTTTTCAGACCTTGTCAGTTCGACGGCGCTCTCGGCCCGTCTGGACCCGGAAGACCTGCGCGAGGTCATTTCGGCCTATCAGAGGAGCGTCGCCAAGACCGTGCGCCGTTTCGGGGGCTTCGTCGCCAGATACATGGGCGACGGCGTGCTAGTTTACTTCGGCTATCCGGCAGCGCATGAGGATGACGCCGAGCGTGCAGTTCGGGCTGGCCTGGCGCTGATCGATGCGGTCGCCACGCTTCCGGCTCCTGAGCCCCTACAAGTGCGGATAGCGGCTGCCACCGGGATGGTGGTCGTCGGGGATCTTGTGGGGTCCGGCGAAGCGCCGGAGCATGATATTGTCGGCGAGACACCGAATCTCGCGTCACGCCTTCAAGGCGTCGCCGAGCCGAACACAGTCGTCATTGCCGAGGCCACACGCAATCTGCTCGGCAATCTCTTCGAGCTGCGGGACCTTGGACCAAAGGAGCTCAAGGGGATCGCCGGTCCGGTGCGAGCGTTCGCGCCGCTGCGGGCAAGTTCGGTCGAGAGCCGCTTCGAGGCAATGCACGCCGGCGGCCTCACTGCGCTCGTCGGACGAGAAGAAGAGCTTGAACTGCTGTTGCGCCGCTGGGCGAGAGCCAGGGCCGGCGCCGATCCTATGGGGACTCCACGCGCATGTTACAACGACGGGACGGGTTGCTGAGTCTCTTGGCTGGGCCGCGCAAACACTGGATGCGGCCGAGGTGTACCACGATGGGGATCTCCTGATCGTCGGGCATGCCGACGCCGCGGTGTCCAATTTTTATCTCGGCGAGCTAATGAAGACCAGAGAGCACGCTGGAAAGGTGCTGGCGCTCTACACCGAAGAGCGGCACGGGCCTCTGGTTGGTCTCCTTAATCAGGACCTGAAAATGTTCGCTTTATTCTGGATGGCGCTTTCGACCTGGATGCGCGGCTATCCCGAGCAAGCCGTAAAGATCAACGACGCCCAGGAGTTCCATGCGCGCCGGGTCGGGCATCCTTTCAACCTGAGCTCGTGTCTGACGTATGGCGCATTGGTTTTCGAGCACGTCGGCGAGCCTGAGGAGCTGTTCAAGCGCGTCGAAGAAGGCGAGCGAGTGGCCCGCGAAAACAGCCTTCCGTTTGTGACAGAGGTATTGGTACGTTGCCAATTTGGAGTTGCACTGATCCGCAAGGGCGAATTCACCGCAGGGGTAGCCTCGCTGAAGGCGGGCGTGGCCATCTGGGAGAATGGAGGTGGAAGGCTCGGCAACCCCCACCTGAAATCGGTTCTCGGCGAGGGAATCGCGCAACTAGGCGATCTCGATGGTGCGCTCGATCTGATCGGCGAAATCATCGTCCAGATTGAGCGGCCGGGCTGGGAAGAACGGCACTACTATGCTGAAACCCTCAGGATCAAAGGCTGGGTGCTCTCGCTCAAAGGTGACTTGGAAGGTGCGGAGCGCAATTACCTCGCCTCGCTCGACCGGGCGCGCCAGCAACAGGCGAAGTCCTGGGAGCTGCGCACTGCGACAAGCTATGCGCGGCTCATGTGTCAACGCCGACATAAATCTGACCCACCTTCGCGGAGTCGCCGAAGTAATTCTGACCCACCCCGGCGCTATATTGTGCTGGCCAGCTGCGGAGGGGAGCCCGTAGCGGCTGGCCAGCACAATGTCCTATTTTTCTCCGGTAACCCTCCTGGCGGCCTGACCGGCTTTGCGTTTGTCGCGCAGGCGATAGCTTTCACCGCTGACCTGGACGATGTGGGCATGATGCAGCAGGCGGTCGAGCATGGCGGCCGTCAGCGTCTGATCGTCAGCGAAGGCGCCAGCCCACTGCGTGAACGGGAGGTTGCTGGTGAGCACGATCGAGCCACGCTCGTAACGTTTTGCCACCACGTTGAAGAACAGATTGGCTTCCTCACGTCCGAACGGCAGGTACCCGATCTCGTCGATGACGATCAGCTTTGGCGCCATCACCGCTCGATTGAAGTATTCTTTCAGGCGGCCTTGGGCTCGCGCCGCGGCCAACTGCAGCATGAGATCGGCGGCGGTGATGAAGCGGACCTTGTGACCGGCCATAACCGCCCGGTATGCCAATGCGAGAGCGATGTGCGTTTTTCCAACGCCGCTCGGACCTAGCAGAACGACGTTCTCGGCACGCTCCACGAACGCCAGATGCGCCAGTTCGAGGATCTGCGCCTTGGGTGCACCGCTGCCGGCATTCCAATCAAATTGCTCCAGCGTCTTGACCGCCGACATCGTGGCCAGCTTCAGCAAGGTCGCGCGCTTCCGCTGTTCGCGCGCTGCCAGCTCTCGGTTCAGCAATTTCTCAAGGAAGTCGGCGAAGCTGACCTCGTCCTGCGCCGCCTGTTGAGCCAGGCCTGGCCATTCGGTCGCCAGGCAGGCCATTTTCAGTTGTTCGCACAAGCTGGCGATCCGCTCCTGCTGCTGGATCATGACTGCACCTCCAAAAGCGCGTCATATACCGACAGCGGATGCTGTAAGCTTTCGACTGGAACTGGTACCTGCAGCGGCATCCCCGCAGTCGCCTTCAGCGCCGGTGCCGGTAGCATCACCGCACGCTCTTCCGCCAGACGACGTGCCGGAATCGCCTTAGTCGTGGCATGCACGCGAGCGCGCAGCAACACTGTCGCTGGTATCCATCGCGGCCGCGCCTGGCCGACGCGCTCAAGTAGATAGTCCTTGTACCCGTCCAGTTTGGTCGACCGCGGGGCGCGTGGCCCGTATCGACCTGCCTTCTGGTCCCGCAGGTATCGCCTCACTGTATTCCGCGAACAGCCTAACTGTCGCGCTATCTCTCGCACTCCAGACCCCCGACGGGCCAAAACTCGTATCTCCACTGCTTGCTCCTGGCTCAACATCGACGGCTCGCGCAAAACCGTCATTATTTCCCAGGTGGGTCAGTTTTACTTCGGCGCAGTGGATCACTTTTGCATCGGCGCTAACACTCATGTGCGACCAAGGGCGGATCAGGGAAGCCTATGACCTGCTCGAGCCCATCTATGGCTGGTTCACCGAGGGCTTTGACACGTTGGAATTGAAGCAGGCTAAGGCGTTACTCGACGAGCTGACGTAGTGAGGGTGGGAAGGGCCCGCACTTCCGCTTCTGTGAAGGGTTTCGGATGCCGTCTTCCAGATCAGCACGTGCTCGATCATCGCATCATTGCCAGCTACGGGCTAATTGCCTCGTTCGTCACGATGAACGGTCGCCTGTTGCTTCGCCGTGTCGCCAGCCGCTGCGTTCTACCGCGCGAGCGGTTTAGTCCTTTGACCCATTGCGGACCATAGCCGCGCGCGGCGGACTACGAAGGACCCACTCAACAATCATTGTCGCCGGTTCCTGTACATTGCACCCAGTGTACCGGCTACCGACCCAAGGCACAGCGGCGCACCAAAGCCGATCATTGCCCAGAATGCGAGTAACAGGAGGTGAGCTGCCAATCCTTCTCCTATGAGGTCACCTCGTAACCAAAGAGGTGCCGCTGCGGTTACGAGCAACAGAGACCCGGCAACGGCGACTTTCATCCAAGATGTTGAGCGTGGATCACGCCGGGCGAAGTGAAATGACCCCCATGCGGCCGTGGAGGCAAGAACCGCCCATACGATGCCAAGTGAAAGCATAGAGAGCCAACATTCCTCTAATCGGCTTCCAACGATAGAGAAGATTGATGCACAAATCTTCGTCCATCAGATTAAAAATTCGAGCAAAATCCGTCGATCACTCTCAAGTCGGAGGTCGGCTCCTGTGAAGGGTTTCGGATGCCGGCCCCATGATGGTGGCGCGGCGCGCACGGGGCCGGCGCCCGAAAGCCTCCAAAGGAGGAAACCGCGCTGGGGGGACGTAGGACGATGCCGCGTGATCGAGCTAAATCGCGTCAAACAACCTTCGGACGATCAGGAAGATCGTCTATGGGGATTTAATGTTTGGCGGCACCTGTACTTTCAATGGCTTGGCCGTAGTAAAAATACCACACTGCACAATCTAAACGTGAGCTCGCCGATATTCGAATTCCATGAGGCAAGCGGATCTCTAGCGACCTGAGAAGCACCGGAGCTATCTGA
This is a stretch of genomic DNA from Bradyrhizobium sp. CB2312. It encodes these proteins:
- a CDS encoding adenylate/guanylate cyclase domain-containing protein gives rise to the protein MDVGGWLRRLGLEHYEAAFRENKIDDTVLPSLTAEDLKDLGVEFVGDRRKLLDAIAALRAGASAPKPLSDASPATDKAAKDTAERRQVTVMFSDLVSSTALSARLDPEDLREVISAYQRSVAKTVRRFGGFVARYMGDGVLVYFGYPAAHEDDAERAVRAGLALIDAVATLPAPEPLQVRIAAATGMVVVGDLVGSGEAPEHDIVGETPNLASRLQGVAEPNTVVIAEATRNLLGNLFELRDLGPKELKGIAGPVRAFAPLRASSVESRFEAMHAGGLTALVGREEELELLLRRWARARAGADPMGTPRACYNDGTGC
- the istB gene encoding IS21-like element helper ATPase IstB, giving the protein MIQQQERIASLCEQLKMACLATEWPGLAQQAAQDEVSFADFLEKLLNRELAAREQRKRATLLKLATMSAVKTLEQFDWNAGSGAPKAQILELAHLAFVERAENVVLLGPSGVGKTHIALALAYRAVMAGHKVRFITAADLMLQLAAARAQGRLKEYFNRAVMAPKLIVIDEIGYLPFGREEANLFFNVVAKRYERGSIVLTSNLPFTQWAGAFADDQTLTAAMLDRLLHHAHIVQVSGESYRLRDKRKAGQAARRVTGEK